Within Dysosmobacter sp. Marseille-Q4140, the genomic segment AGCTTGGCGATCTCCGCCGCCCGCTCCTGGTCGGAGAGCTTGCGCTTGCGGCGGCCCTTGCCGGGCTCTTCCTCGGCGGTCTTGGAGATCTCCAGGATTTCCCGCACGTCCTTGACAATGGTCTTGGGCACGATGCCGTGAGCCCGGTTGAACTCGTCCTGGATCTTCCGGCGGCGCTCCGTCTCGTCCATGGCGGCCCGCATGGAGGGGGTGATCTCGTCGGCGTAGAGGATGACCAGGCCCTCGGCATTCCGGGCCGCCCGGCCGATGGTCTGGATCAGGCTGGTCTCGGACCGGAGGAAGCCCTCCTTGTCGGCGTCCAGAATGGCCACCAGGCTCACCTCCGGCAGGTCCAGGCCCTCCCGCAGGAGGTTGATGCCCACCAGCACATCGAACTCGCCCAGGCGCAGGTCCCGGATGATCTCCATGCGCTCGATGGTCTGAACATCGGAGTGCATGTACCGCACCCGGATGCCGGCATTTTTCAGATACTCCGTCAGGTCCTCCGCCATCTTCTTGGTGAGGGTGGTCACCAGGACCCGCTCGTTTTTGGCAGCGCGGGCGCGGATCTCGTCCATGAGATCGTCGATCTGCCCCTCCACGGGCCGGACCTCCACCCTGGGATCCAGCAGTCCCGTGGGCCGGATCACCTGCTCCACCACCTGGTCCGCCCGCTCCCGCTCGTAGGGGCCGGGCGTGGCCGAGACGAACACCGCCTGGCCGATCCGCTCCTCGAACTCCTCGAATTTCAGCGGCCGGTTGTCGTAGGCGCAGGGCAGCCGGAAGCCGTACTTTACCAGGGAGTCCTTCCGGGCGTGATCGCCGTTGTACATGGCCCGGACCTGGGGCAGCGTCACGTGGCTCTCGTCCACAAACAGGATAAAATCATCCGGGAAGAAGTCCAGCAGCGTCATGGGGGCGGATCCTGCGGGCCGGTCGGAGATGATGCGGGAGTAGTTCTCGATGCCGGAGCAGTAGCCCAGCTCCGCCATCATCTCCATGTCGTACTCCGTCCGCTGACGGATCCGCTGGGCCTCCACCAGCTGCCCATTGTCGGTGAACACCTTCACCTGGTCCTCCAGCTCCGTGCGGATCTGGCCGATGGCCTTGTCCATCTTCTCCTTGGTGGTGACATAGTGGCTGGCGGGGTAGATGGCGATATGGTTCAGCACACGGTTGACCGTGCCGGTGAGGGGGTTGAAGTCACTGATGCGGTCGATCTCGTCCCCGAAGAACTCCACCCGGATGGCGTGGTCCCGGTAGTAGGCCGGGTACAGCTCCACCGTGTCCCCCCGGACCCGGAACATGTTCCGCTCAAAGGCGATGTCGTTGCGCTCGTAGCGGATCTCCACCAGCTGCCGCAGCAGCTCGTCCCGGTCCCACTGGGCTCCCACCCGGAGGGACACCACCAGCTTGGCGAAGTCGTCCGGTTCGCCCAGGCCGTAGATGCAGGACACGGAGGACACCACGATCACGTCCCGCCGCTCCAGCAGCGCGCAGGTAGCACTGAGCCGCAGCCGGTCGATCTCGTCATTGGTGGAGGCGTCCTTGGCGATATAGGTGTCGGTGTGGGGGATATACGCCTCCGGCTGATAGTAGTCGTAGTAGGAGACGAAGTACTCCACGGCGTTGTTGGGAAAGAACT encodes:
- the uvrB gene encoding excinuclease ABC subunit UvrB, encoding MPKFEVVSEYKPSGDQPEAIAALAAGIENGLKEQVLLGVTGSGKTFTMAKVIEKVQRPTLVLAHNKTLAAQLCAEFKEFFPNNAVEYFVSYYDYYQPEAYIPHTDTYIAKDASTNDEIDRLRLSATCALLERRDVIVVSSVSCIYGLGEPDDFAKLVVSLRVGAQWDRDELLRQLVEIRYERNDIAFERNMFRVRGDTVELYPAYYRDHAIRVEFFGDEIDRISDFNPLTGTVNRVLNHIAIYPASHYVTTKEKMDKAIGQIRTELEDQVKVFTDNGQLVEAQRIRQRTEYDMEMMAELGYCSGIENYSRIISDRPAGSAPMTLLDFFPDDFILFVDESHVTLPQVRAMYNGDHARKDSLVKYGFRLPCAYDNRPLKFEEFEERIGQAVFVSATPGPYERERADQVVEQVIRPTGLLDPRVEVRPVEGQIDDLMDEIRARAAKNERVLVTTLTKKMAEDLTEYLKNAGIRVRYMHSDVQTIERMEIIRDLRLGEFDVLVGINLLREGLDLPEVSLVAILDADKEGFLRSETSLIQTIGRAARNAEGLVILYADEITPSMRAAMDETERRRKIQDEFNRAHGIVPKTIVKDVREILEISKTAEEEPGKGRRKRKLSDQERAAEIAKLEKEMKEASKMLEFEYAAVLRDRIIELRGQR